From the Trifolium pratense cultivar HEN17-A07 linkage group LG4, ARS_RC_1.1, whole genome shotgun sequence genome, the window TTCTCCCCCTTCTTACTCAATACGATTTCTTATTTCTTCCTATTCTTATACATATCACTAAATTTGGTTTTATTATCCATTCTTTACTATGTATCCTAACCTATCTAAACCTTCAACAATCATGTTTCTTTGATAATTACTATcaattgactttattttatgaCTGATTGTTCTGAATCATCATATAGGGAACAAATGGATTCGTCAAATAACAGGTATACATCGATTTTCCTTTGCCTTGCCTTCTTATTAttacacaaaaaaatttaaacgaATCAATcccagaatttttattttttttaatcctgGGGATAAATATCATATTACAAACCCTAATTGGAAAAATATTAGATCAATTCATAGACTCATAttgttataaatttatttgttttgaatcTATTGAATATGAATTTCATTAATCACAATTTGATTTTCCAAATTACCTGTGTATGTGTATATATTCTTCCTTAATAACCGTATGAATGTATGAAAGTTCATCtaaataaatgtttttatatAGTGATTCTGGAATTGATCAATTGGAAGCAGAATATGGAAGATTTCTGGATGACTATGCAAAAAACTATGATAATTACGATGGTCAATCTACAAATGAAACTGATGAAGACATATCACAtattgataagaacatatcacAGTGTACTGATAATGTGTTCGGTCAATCATTGGGTAGATTGTCAATTACCGGTCAATtcactaaaatatatatttttgaattgaCTCTTGGTCAATTAAACAAGGCTAAAAAAACTGGATTTGTAAGTTCTTATTCAAGTTAAATTTTATGTCTTTCTTTCCTTTCCTTACTACCATATTGTTTATAATGTCTTATTCTAATAACTATTATTACTTTTTGTAGACATTACCTTCTGAATTTAGCAATTATGTAAGGCAatacaattttcataagttgGTTCTGGAAGTACTAAACAAGAGCAGTTCAATTGTTCACTTACAAATTCCGGAAAATCATTTAGAGAATGTCAAGATTGCCAGAGGATGGAAAAATTTCTGCTTCGACAACAATATTAAATTAGGAGATAGATTAAGTTTTGAATTCAAAGATATCACCTTAAATGTTTGTCAGGTTTCCGTAGTTTAGACTAAGTTTTATGCTACATCACTAAGCAACTTTatgaaatgatttattttaagacaaattatgttattttcttagTATTTCATATTCCGTCATAAGGTTGTAATGAATTTTATCTTAACTTATTAATGGATTATACTATTATGCCAAATCCAATTAAttgttctttttataaaaaaaaaaatatttttttaaccaacTACATCACGCGCCAAAGGCGCGTGGAACGCGCCGTACAACCCTTACGACCTAACGCACCAACGAAATATAACGCGCCGAAGGCGCGTCCCGTGCGCACGCACGGGTTTTTAACTAGTTAATATGTAAAAGAGAGATAATAAATCAGTTAATAGtaaagaggagtgctagcaacacactctttaataaacacactctaacacactctcttctattggttaaaatttatatgggtcccataaaaattatatgggtccacattttttttatgagtgtGTTCAAatgagtgtgttgctagcattattgaatagtaaaaataaaacttgactTTGGAAAGGTATACAATGTCTGAAAAATGAAGGGCACACTAATTGTGTTGTGTTCAAATGATTAATGATGAAAACGAAGCGGTGCAGTAGAAGAGGCATGAGGCTAGAGTGAAAAGTGATTAGTAGGCAAAATTACAACATTGTCCTTAGTTTAGGCGGACTAATTTGGCGGAAAAACTTGATTAGCATGTTTTGTGTTTTAATAAGAGCTCCTACTAGACTATCTACATAAACTATTGGAGATAATAAGGgccaaaaaatattaaaacaataaaatgaatGTATGTATTTATAGagattgtttttgtttatattgtccatgtaattttcatatttcttttattatattataggtATCAAGTTTTTATCGACATTTAACTGTTATTGATTAATTGCTTTCGGAGAACATGTTGGGAACAAAAGATTCAAGCGGCCGTGTATATTCCTCTTCGAAgaacatttttcaaaatatacttGTATGTTGCAAAAATAGAACCACgcattaaataaaataaaataaaaatgaaccaCATGTTTCCAATTATGTTTTTGTGCAAAATACAAGAGAGGTTTTTCAGTCTAAACGCATTTCTAAACCCTACATTAAAGTGACTTAATATTTAACCCACAAATAAGTGTTcatcattttgattttagtgaaattttttagtattttgaATTTAGGTTAGATTTTAAGTTTCATAATCGATTAAAGTTGTTTGTATAAATTGATTagttttttaatagaaaacTGTACTAAtgataagtttattttattaaagCCATAGGCAGAGTTCTACTCATTATGTTGTTTAATATGAAGCCTCACGTCACGAGTATCTCATTTCATGGTTGCAAGTCGCCGTAACCTTTGGATAAATTTATTGTCTTTATCATAAAACATCGTGATAGAAAAACCCTTGTGACCAATTGGTAAAATTTGTGAGATGTTTTGTAGTTGCAAAAATTAGAGTTGGAAAGACATATCCACCCTTTAGATGTAGAAAAAGAAATTGGAACATCCGGGAAAGGTACCATATCAGTGTCCatacttataattaattatgGACATAACTAAGCATTAAAAGGTAACATTTGGGTTAAAGATGTAGATAAGAAAAATGATCAGTATGGACACAATAAAGGAAAAGCTACCAAGAACTTGTATGTATCATAGTTGATTATGAGAAAGATAATCATATTTTACCTTTTGTAACTCACTTTCCATGGAGAGCTACCAAGATTCAACTTCAtagacataatttttttttttgttaatgtcATATTGGAGAAAATATGTATATAAAGAACCTGCATTAAAAGCAAAGTTTGGTTAAATGTTGAACAAAAATGCATATGTAAAAGAATCTCTTATCTTCTTTAGCTCCATTTGCGCAAACTTCattccaaaaaaaatgaaaagttaaatTTTCAAGGTTTAAAATGACAAAGGAAAGAAGAATGAATGAAAGGGAGAGAAACAAACCTTACCTAGTAAATCaattttgcagattttttttttacaaagataGAATGAATGGTTAGgtaaatatacaattaaaatggtaaaataaaatcatcttTTTGCACCATAGCTTCTAATGTTGATGGGAAGTCACAACAACATTTAATCAAACACATGGTGTGCATATAGAAAATGAAAGTGAtgagtaaaataaataaacaaaacagaaaaataaaataaataaagaagaagaacaacaacTAAACTATGTTTGATAACCCTTTTCTAAGTTCTgattgaaaaattgaacaataaaaaagaaagaaaaatcaaataccTAGAATGAACATTTTGTCAAACACATGGTGTGTATTCATAAAACTGAAACATGACAACATAAAATTGCTAGGTAAGTAAATTCCAACGGAAACAAATAAGAAGATTTTGTAGTAGTAGATAATTTCACGATAAAGTAAGGAAtgttttgaaaacaataaagaaaaaaatgtcttcaataaagaaaaaattatagagAAAATCACTAACCCATGTTACATTCTTCTTTCTTCCTGATATTCTTTTTCTGCTATGAATCTTCTTCTTTCTCCCTTCTTCAGccattgttgttttctttctcATCTCTGTTTGAGCGTGGAAAGGTGAGACAGGGCAAAAACAAATGAGAAATTAGAAGAAAGAGAGATTTGAGTATGAAAGAGAAAAGATAGGattgaaaaatctaaaatttgaaattcaaattaaagtGAATGAGTTGTTGGGAGATGAAATATTATGTTGGGTAGTGTGAATTTTCTTTTGTGAAATTCCAATATTGGTCAAAGTTTTGctcttgtaccaaaaaagtGTTAGAGTAATCAGTGAAGGACAATGAGAAAATTTGAGTCATCTAATACCAATATTGCCcttatttttagtagtaacaaaaacggaaaaaaaaaatgccaaaaGGGCAATCTCGGTTTTTTGGTggtatcttcttttcttaaaTTTACTAGGTACATACCCGTGCATACGCACGGGACGCGCCTTCGGCGCGTTATATTGCGTCAGTACGTTAGGTCGTAAGGGTTCAACGGCGCGTTGCACGCGCCTTCGGCGCGTTGcgaaagaaataaaattttatgataaatagaataatcaattgatttaaaagatTGCCTTATAATTAATCGACACAATGTATATTTTCGAcaatagttaaaaaataaaaacttaacaTCAAATTCATTACATCATTATATCGGAAGATAAATAACTTAGGAAATAACATAATACTTAGTCTAAATTATGGAAAACTGACAAACATTCAAGCTTATGTGTTTGAATTCAAAACTTATTCTATCTCCCAATTTAATATTGTTGTCAAAACAGAAATTTTTCCATCCTCTGGCAATCTTGACATTCTCTGAAGGATTGTTCGGATATTTCAAGTGAACTATTGAAATATCTTTGTTTGGTACATTCAGAATCAGCTTTTGAAAATTGTATCGCCTTACATAATCGCTAAATTCAGAAGGTAATGTCTACAAAAAGTAAGATTATTTATCAGAATAAGACAGTATAAATAACATTGCAGTTGAAGAATaaatgaaacaaataaacatTAGCTTGAATTACAACTTACAAATTGAGTCTTTGTAGCATTGTTCAGGTCACAAAGAGTCAATTCAAAAACATATGATTCAGTCAGTTGGCCGGAAACTGTATAAGCACCGAAAACTTGAATGTAAACATTATCAGTACACTGATTTATGTTATTTTCAGTATGTGAAATGTTCTCATCATTTATAGATGATCCCTGTCCATCATAATTGTCATAGGTTTTTGCAATTTCATCAAGAAATTTTCCATATTCTGCTTCCAGTTCATCAATTTTAATAtcactatataaaaaaaaattgttttaaaccGTATCAGCTCATCAATTATGAAATTAATATAAGTTTAATTATCAATATGACATTGAAAAATTTGAAGCATAATGAAATCTGGATAAATCAAATTGATATGTAATAGAATCGAGGAGTAAACAATATCAGTAAAAGAAATGATGTAATATGTTTTCCAATTAGGGTTCATAATATTATGTTAATTCCCAGGagtaatatgaaaaaaaattggatgaattcgtttaaaaaataagttgatTTAATAAGAAAGCAAAGGAAAATCGAAGTATACCTGTTATCTGATGAATCCATTTGTATCCTATATGATGATTTACAAAATcagtcaagaaaaataaagaaaattaatattaataatcaaaGAAACATGATTGTTGAAGgattaattaattcataataatgGTAAGTTGAAGTATAAAAATGGTTTATTAAGGAAGAAGCGAAAACAAAAATTGGAAATCCTATGAAAAAATCGTATTAAGCAAGAAGGAGGAAGAAAACCTCAGCTGATGGAGGTGCAAAACTCGTTTTTCCTGATGGAGCTTGTGCAGCAGCCGTTTTTCCTTATGCAATGGTAACATGGAAGTGGAGTTGGTAATTTGAGGTTTTAATTGGGCCAAATGGGTCTCATAATTGGGCCAAAAaaagatgtaaaaaaaaataaaataagaagggtttatttaatatgaaaatatggACTATACCCAAAAATATGACTACAAAATATATGTCCTATGTTGTACAATAAATAAAGtgtaattataattttaaaatcgaTTAAACTAAATATTATTTCCGTGTTGCCGAaagtttttgtaaaatttgaaatCGTATGTCgaaaagttatttatttattgctgAATATTTAATTAGAAATTAGGAGAGGTGTATCATTTTTTCATATGTTGAATTTGCACATGTAAATTTGGAATAATGGGAAAAAATGTATTATCGAATTGAAAtcattttgttatataaaacaAAGATGAAACGCATTCTATTATTACAAATGAATGCAAAtagattaaatatgtttttgatctACATGAGaatttataaattcaattatcCTATGAAAGTgttattcaattttt encodes:
- the LOC123924773 gene encoding uncharacterized protein LOC123924773; protein product: MTDCSESSYREQMDSSNNSDSGIDQLEAEYGRFLDDYAKNYDNYDGQSTNETDEDISHIDKNISQCTDNVFGQSLGRLSITGQFTKIYIFELTLGQLNKAKKTGFTLPSEFSNYVRQYNFHKLVLEVLNKSSSIVHLQIPENHLENVKIARGWKNFCFDNNIKLGDRLSFEFKDITLNVCQVSVV